A region of uncultured Carboxylicivirga sp. DNA encodes the following proteins:
- a CDS encoding DUF4405 domain-containing protein, giving the protein MRLTKIKLNFIIDIVMFIVMMMVVGVGFLMEYMLIPGSQRHDVYGRNVELYYWGFDRHQWGDVHLILGLTLVFLLILHIVFHWKLIVAIYKRMFEGRVLRILLTIAIIIITVLLVIAPLFLKPQVVEGSSSHGREDRNELRRNDHSINEGTTFNKSEHEDYTVEIYGSVSLQEVADKYLIPVEDLASAIDVPVSMSGERLGRLKKDYGFDMNDLRDFVEERIAKK; this is encoded by the coding sequence ATGAGACTCACAAAAATCAAGCTTAATTTTATTATCGACATTGTTATGTTCATCGTTATGATGATGGTGGTAGGTGTCGGTTTTTTAATGGAATATATGCTTATTCCCGGTTCACAACGTCATGATGTTTACGGTAGAAATGTTGAACTGTATTATTGGGGTTTCGATCGGCATCAATGGGGTGATGTACACCTTATTTTAGGTTTGACACTTGTATTCTTACTGATCCTTCATATTGTTTTTCACTGGAAATTAATTGTAGCTATTTATAAAAGAATGTTTGAGGGTAGAGTTTTAAGAATTTTACTAACAATAGCCATTATAATTATTACAGTTCTGCTTGTAATTGCTCCTCTTTTTCTTAAACCTCAGGTTGTGGAAGGCAGCAGTAGTCATGGTCGTGAGGATAGAAATGAATTAAGACGTAATGATCATTCAATAAATGAAGGAACTACATTTAATAAATCCGAACACGAAGATTATACAGTTGAGATTTATGGTTCAGTGTCACTTCAGGAAGTTGCAGATAAGTACCTTATTCCTGTTGAAGATTTAGCATCGGCAATTGATGTGCCAGTATCAATGAGTGGTGAGCGATTGGGCAGGTTAAAGAAAGATTATGGCTTTGATATGAATGATTTAAGAGACTTTGTTGAAGAGAGAATAGCAAAAAAATAA
- a CDS encoding alkaline phosphatase, with the protein MKRRDFINTGLLTAITGALATPTILSSCKNTVSKKARNIIFMVSDGMSSGTLNMADLLLQKKEGRGSTWIDLYRNNRVTKAFVDTASANSLVTDSAAGSSAWGSGRRVNNSTLNVNPDGSFNKPILQKFKDAGKAVGCVTTVPITHATPAGFSVNFKHRNMQDKIASKYLELQFDVMMGGGTEYFDGSKREDKKDIFGDFENAGFQVVRNKQQMANATKGKPVIGVFHEDGLPYSLDLENDAELKAKIPTLAEMTRKAIELMGDQPEGFVLQVEGGKVDWAAHANDTTGLIYEQIDFDNAVAEAIKFAEGRDDTLVIITSDHGNANPGLIKSDKVDTKFETLFNVKHTNDWVLFGITKNDKPSHVIERIQHAQNIVISEDEARQLLKAYDSHEEGLYNAYNLPFEPLAQIQKNYTSVGWSGMNHSADFVELAMFGAGSEKLTPFIKNYELHNFMLQAAEVNELAIV; encoded by the coding sequence ATGAAAAGGAGAGATTTTATTAATACCGGATTATTAACAGCAATAACCGGAGCACTGGCAACGCCTACAATACTTTCGAGTTGTAAAAATACAGTTTCAAAAAAAGCCCGTAACATCATTTTTATGGTGAGTGATGGTATGAGTTCTGGGACTTTAAATATGGCTGATTTGCTACTTCAGAAAAAAGAAGGAAGAGGCAGCACATGGATTGATTTATATCGTAATAACAGAGTCACCAAAGCCTTTGTAGATACGGCTTCAGCCAATTCGCTGGTTACCGATTCGGCAGCAGGTTCATCGGCCTGGGGAAGTGGACGAAGAGTTAACAACAGCACATTAAATGTTAATCCCGACGGATCGTTTAACAAACCTATTCTGCAGAAATTTAAAGATGCGGGCAAGGCTGTTGGATGTGTTACAACCGTTCCCATTACTCACGCTACCCCTGCAGGGTTTTCTGTCAATTTCAAACACAGAAACATGCAGGATAAAATTGCCTCTAAATACCTGGAGCTTCAATTTGATGTTATGATGGGTGGAGGAACTGAGTATTTCGATGGCAGTAAACGGGAAGATAAAAAAGATATATTTGGCGATTTTGAAAATGCCGGTTTTCAGGTGGTTAGAAACAAGCAACAAATGGCTAATGCTACTAAAGGAAAACCTGTTATAGGTGTTTTTCATGAAGATGGTTTGCCATACAGCCTGGATTTGGAGAATGATGCTGAACTAAAGGCAAAGATACCTACATTAGCTGAGATGACCCGAAAAGCTATCGAACTTATGGGTGATCAACCTGAAGGATTTGTTTTACAGGTTGAAGGTGGTAAGGTTGACTGGGCAGCTCATGCAAACGATACAACAGGCTTGATTTATGAGCAAATTGACTTTGATAATGCTGTTGCAGAAGCCATCAAATTTGCAGAAGGACGTGATGACACTTTGGTAATAATCACATCTGATCACGGAAATGCCAATCCAGGGCTTATTAAAAGTGATAAGGTGGATACTAAATTTGAAACTTTGTTTAATGTTAAACACACCAACGACTGGGTTTTATTTGGTATCACTAAAAATGATAAACCATCGCATGTGATTGAGCGAATTCAACATGCCCAAAACATTGTGATTTCAGAAGATGAAGCCAGACAACTTCTAAAAGCTTACGATTCGCATGAAGAAGGATTATATAATGCTTATAACCTTCCTTTCGAGCCCCTGGCGCAGATCCAGAAAAATTATACATCAGTTGGTTGGTCGGGCATGAACCACTCAGCTGATTTTGTTGAATTAGCCATGTTTGGTGCAGGCAGTGAGAAGCTGACACCTTTTATAAAAAATTATGAGTTACATAATTTTATGCTTCAGGCTGCTGAAGTAAATGAACTTGCGATAGTATAA
- a CDS encoding biopolymer transporter ExbD, whose amino-acid sequence MKTRETQEVNAGSMADIAFLLLIFFLVATTMDTDTGIGTLLPPYQEEPDPTNQAKNDRNVFEVLVNADNQLMVEKQLMDISQLTEATKKFILNPENDPKLSEKEIKTITFFGPSEVSKGVISLQTANDTQYQTYLTVQNEILRAFNELRNDLAKNKFGKEYSKLKKEEKDAVREIYPKLISEAEPVRLSTR is encoded by the coding sequence ATGAAAACAAGAGAAACACAAGAAGTAAACGCCGGCTCAATGGCCGACATAGCGTTTTTATTATTAATCTTCTTCCTGGTAGCAACTACCATGGATACCGACACTGGAATTGGAACACTGCTTCCACCCTATCAGGAAGAGCCGGATCCTACCAATCAGGCAAAAAACGATCGAAATGTATTTGAAGTTTTGGTAAATGCCGATAATCAGTTGATGGTTGAAAAACAACTAATGGATATTTCTCAATTAACTGAAGCCACCAAAAAATTCATCCTCAACCCCGAGAATGATCCAAAATTATCGGAAAAAGAAATTAAAACAATTACGTTCTTTGGACCAAGTGAAGTTAGCAAAGGGGTTATTTCGCTGCAAACAGCCAATGATACTCAATATCAAACCTATTTGACCGTCCAGAATGAAATATTAAGAGCCTTTAATGAGTTACGTAATGATCTGGCTAAAAATAAATTTGGTAAAGAATACTCAAAGTTGAAGAAAGAAGAGAAAGATGCTGTAAGAGAGATCTATCCGAAGTTAATCTCAGAAGCCGAACCTGTAAGATTATCTACCAGATAA
- a CDS encoding PorV/PorQ family protein, giving the protein MIRSIIVAALLTLFISTTNAQSGSFLSVPVDARSVALGNTYITSSPSNGIYTNMAAYALENNKLDVGYTYRPWLNDLYDGYSLNSFTAAYSSGFKHYFSVGYKKFTMPSFPIADANGNIDGEYSPFESSIGLGYAYKINEVTAFSVTLNYLNSDLYESYSANAYYADLGFKSKYKQLNYGVMIRNIGSKLSYSQGESSLPLTFAAGFGYERNLSENHSLTGQLETAYLSGNENEKGQTVGLGVEYSFKKLINLRAGYHNSHEDVGLSFYSVGCGARLGGFHIDFAYLLGDTALNNSYCFSVSWKM; this is encoded by the coding sequence ATGATAAGATCAATAATAGTAGCAGCATTGCTAACCCTTTTTATCAGCACAACTAATGCACAGTCAGGATCGTTTTTATCGGTACCTGTCGATGCTAGAAGTGTGGCTTTAGGTAATACTTATATTACTTCTTCTCCTTCCAATGGAATTTATACCAATATGGCAGCGTATGCTTTAGAAAATAATAAATTGGATGTTGGATATACCTACCGACCATGGTTAAATGATTTGTATGATGGATATTCGTTAAATAGTTTTACTGCAGCCTATTCATCTGGATTTAAGCATTATTTTTCTGTTGGTTATAAGAAATTTACAATGCCTTCTTTCCCTATTGCCGATGCTAATGGTAATATCGATGGTGAGTATTCTCCGTTTGAGTCTTCGATAGGTTTGGGTTATGCTTATAAAATAAATGAAGTAACTGCTTTTTCGGTAACTCTGAATTATTTGAATAGTGACTTGTATGAAAGTTATTCAGCCAATGCTTATTATGCTGATTTAGGTTTTAAAAGCAAATATAAGCAGTTGAATTATGGAGTTATGATTCGTAATATAGGTTCAAAATTAAGTTATTCGCAAGGAGAGAGCAGTCTGCCGTTAACTTTTGCTGCCGGATTTGGGTATGAACGGAATTTATCTGAAAATCATTCTCTTACTGGTCAGTTAGAGACCGCTTATTTAAGTGGAAACGAAAATGAAAAAGGGCAAACTGTTGGACTTGGTGTTGAATATAGTTTCAAGAAGCTGATTAATTTAAGAGCCGGATATCATAATAGTCATGAAGATGTTGGGTTGAGTTTTTACAGTGTTGGTTGTGGTGCTCGCTTAGGTGGTTTTCATATTGATTTCGCTTATTTGTTAGGTGATACTGCACTTAATAATAGCTATTGTTTTTCAGTTTCCTGGAAAATGTAA
- a CDS encoding S8 family serine peptidase → MKCKKIKIALYGLIASFMFLYSCERDEVNLNENETNEQQVDASVMVQGIVRIKLQRTTSKSMNVSLKSGKVKTDISNMDTLFNSIGVTSFKRTFPYAGKFEARTVASGLDLWYDVKYDTTQVRLASVLNRFTNLTEVSISEGVPTVKSTGYKFKSLEKVVEKAAVLKSSSATYPFDDYFLGLQWHYDNDGSLDDAIAGCDINLFAAWKIQTGTADVIVAVVDGGIDVTHEDLADNIWINENESENDLDDDGNGYADDIHGYNFVSNTGTIAAHEHGTHVAGTIGAVNNNGIGVCGIAGGDGTTPGVRLMSCQVFESDENGDDISADNFAAAIKYGADNGAIISQNSWGYDGITTIPTHMKDAIDYFIEYAGVDENGIQVGPMKGGVVIFAAGNEASTIGIPASYEPVVSVAAIAPDYKAAYYTNYGSWVDISAPGGTYDDNGRYQEANYMIASTYPDNSYVWSMGTSMACPHVSGVAALIASEYGGEGFTPTNLKKRLLKGAVDLDSYNPDYVGQLGAGIINAAAALKSETPPENNQAPVISSESGSVFTQKAHETKQFKFTIDDPEGHDVSWNLSDESGYAVASGNDTEALITIVGLTTPAGTYSATITALDEWGGSSTFDFTYTVQENHAPVVIKQFGNTYLGDPGDRYTYYLTEFFTDEDGETLSYSLSYDESMMSASVSYGALTIEPDSYGLSTFTINASDALGETVSLSFQLMIRDDSNEIDLYPTPVVDKLNIRMGESVDGNVNVEIYNSNGVLKDIKSAAISTFSPAQIDMSSLISGTYTLKIKYDTQTFKRNIVKL, encoded by the coding sequence ATGAAATGTAAAAAAATCAAGATTGCCCTTTATGGGTTAATTGCGTCATTTATGTTTTTATACTCGTGTGAACGAGATGAAGTGAATCTGAATGAAAATGAAACCAATGAGCAACAAGTAGATGCTTCTGTAATGGTTCAGGGAATTGTTCGGATAAAACTACAAAGAACAACATCAAAATCAATGAATGTATCCTTGAAGTCAGGTAAGGTTAAAACTGACATCAGTAATATGGATACATTGTTTAATTCCATTGGTGTAACTTCTTTCAAACGAACCTTTCCTTATGCCGGTAAATTCGAAGCCAGAACGGTTGCCAGTGGATTGGATCTTTGGTACGATGTAAAATATGATACAACACAAGTTAGGTTAGCCAGTGTTTTAAACAGGTTTACGAATCTAACTGAGGTTTCAATATCGGAAGGTGTACCTACCGTTAAATCTACAGGTTATAAATTTAAGTCACTTGAAAAAGTTGTAGAAAAAGCAGCTGTTTTAAAATCATCATCAGCAACTTATCCTTTTGATGATTATTTTCTTGGGTTACAATGGCATTACGATAATGATGGTAGCCTGGATGATGCAATTGCCGGTTGTGATATTAACCTGTTTGCTGCATGGAAAATTCAGACAGGAACAGCGGATGTTATAGTTGCTGTTGTGGATGGAGGAATAGATGTTACCCACGAGGATCTGGCAGATAACATTTGGATTAACGAAAATGAAAGCGAAAATGATCTGGATGATGATGGAAATGGATATGCTGATGATATTCATGGGTATAATTTCGTAAGTAATACAGGAACAATTGCTGCTCACGAGCATGGAACACATGTGGCTGGTACGATAGGAGCAGTAAATAATAATGGTATAGGGGTTTGTGGAATAGCAGGTGGAGATGGTACAACTCCCGGAGTTCGGTTAATGTCGTGCCAGGTTTTTGAAAGTGATGAAAACGGTGATGATATAAGTGCAGATAATTTTGCAGCAGCTATTAAATATGGTGCGGATAATGGAGCCATAATTTCTCAAAATAGTTGGGGTTATGATGGAATAACAACTATTCCAACTCATATGAAAGATGCCATTGACTACTTTATTGAGTATGCTGGTGTGGATGAAAATGGAATTCAGGTTGGACCAATGAAAGGCGGAGTAGTGATTTTTGCTGCGGGTAATGAAGCCTCTACGATAGGCATACCTGCAAGTTATGAGCCTGTAGTGTCAGTTGCTGCTATTGCACCTGACTATAAAGCGGCTTATTATACAAATTACGGGAGTTGGGTGGATATTTCAGCCCCTGGAGGTACTTATGATGATAATGGAAGATATCAGGAAGCAAATTATATGATAGCAAGTACTTACCCTGATAACAGTTATGTTTGGAGTATGGGAACGTCAATGGCTTGTCCTCATGTTTCAGGTGTGGCAGCTTTAATTGCTTCAGAGTATGGAGGTGAAGGCTTTACTCCAACCAATCTTAAAAAGAGGCTGTTGAAAGGTGCTGTTGATCTTGATTCATACAATCCGGATTATGTTGGACAATTAGGTGCAGGCATAATAAATGCCGCTGCGGCTTTAAAATCAGAAACGCCACCTGAAAATAATCAGGCACCTGTAATAAGTTCAGAAAGTGGATCAGTTTTTACACAAAAAGCTCATGAAACCAAACAGTTTAAATTCACTATTGATGATCCTGAAGGACACGATGTAAGCTGGAATTTATCTGATGAATCCGGATATGCTGTAGCTTCTGGCAACGATACAGAAGCTCTTATTACAATTGTTGGATTGACAACACCAGCTGGTACTTATTCAGCAACTATTACAGCTCTGGATGAATGGGGCGGATCTTCAACTTTCGATTTCACCTATACAGTTCAAGAGAATCATGCGCCTGTAGTAATTAAACAGTTTGGGAATACTTATCTAGGAGATCCCGGAGATAGATATACATATTATTTAACTGAATTCTTTACTGATGAAGATGGTGAGACGCTATCATATTCTTTGTCTTATGATGAATCTATGATGTCGGCCAGTGTAAGTTACGGTGCATTAACAATTGAACCGGATTCATACGGACTATCAACGTTTACAATAAATGCTTCAGATGCATTAGGTGAAACGGTTTCATTATCGTTTCAATTAATGATTAGGGATGATTCAAATGAGATTGATCTTTATCCAACACCTGTGGTTGATAAATTAAATATACGAATGGGTGAATCAGTCGATGGGAATGTAAATGTGGAGATATATAATAGTAATGGTGTATTAAAAGATATCAAAAGTGCTGCTATTTCTACTTTCTCACCGGCTCAGATTGATATGAGTAGCCTTATAAGTGGTACATATACCTTAAAGATAAAATACGACACTCAAACCTTTAAAAGAAATATTGTGAAGTTATGA
- a CDS encoding T9SS type A sorting domain-containing protein, translating into MKKNPFVLAILGLVFVIIVGAVNTTLNDYFLAGSQPGESGNFESPNQCNNCHGGYDQLVEPVYNWRGSMMSQAARDPLYLANLVIANQDAPESGDLCIRCHAPVGWLSDRSEPTDGSALTDGDMEGVQCDFCHKLVKPTPIGVNPFPDDVNYTEQTYAADQDYLSTITDIPPHEGNGMYAVHSSADKRGPFIDAAAKHQMGYSPFHSQAAICGTCHDVSNPVFNRNDDGIYVPNQLNQSVSDFSKYTMFPSERTYSEWLMSSFNSPEGVYSEAFGGNKANVSTCQDCHMQDVSGYGANKSGTPYRNNLPLHDFTGGNTFVSKMVAQLYPDIIDPLALTAGEIRANYMLNNAALLQLELINEDDAIKAEVMVINQTGHKLPSGYPEGRRMWIQLQAFNALGALVYESGAYDNTTGVLTKENTKIYEIKLGMSEDVATLASEDGIKEYQARESFHFVLNDMVVKDNRIPPMGFTNTNFEAIQIPVVDYEYDDGQFWDETEYILPLETDRVNVKLMYQTISKEYAEFLRDENTTNNAGQVFYDLYVENGMSAPVKMVEKDVYIDNSTQTDNSTFDDVKLSIYPNPTRGQIQLKLNLQKEEKIDVRIYNMSGRYIRTLINRQMSPGQYVEDFDLSDLNKGMYLIRLQEGQKELSQKIIIR; encoded by the coding sequence ATGAAAAAGAATCCATTTGTACTCGCCATCTTGGGGCTTGTATTCGTCATCATTGTAGGTGCAGTTAATACCACTCTCAATGATTATTTTTTAGCTGGTTCACAACCCGGAGAATCAGGAAATTTTGAAAGCCCAAATCAATGCAATAACTGTCATGGAGGTTATGATCAGTTGGTTGAGCCTGTTTATAACTGGCGTGGGAGCATGATGTCGCAGGCAGCCAGAGATCCTTTGTATCTGGCAAATTTGGTTATTGCAAACCAGGATGCTCCCGAGTCTGGAGATTTATGTATTCGCTGCCATGCACCGGTAGGATGGTTAAGCGACCGGTCGGAACCAACAGATGGTTCAGCATTAACAGATGGTGATATGGAAGGAGTACAATGCGATTTCTGTCATAAATTAGTAAAACCAACTCCCATAGGTGTTAATCCCTTTCCGGATGATGTCAATTATACCGAACAGACTTATGCAGCAGATCAGGATTACCTATCAACTATAACAGATATACCACCACACGAAGGTAACGGTATGTATGCCGTACACTCTAGTGCTGATAAAAGAGGGCCATTTATAGATGCTGCTGCTAAACATCAAATGGGTTATTCACCCTTTCATTCTCAGGCAGCAATATGTGGAACGTGCCATGATGTAAGTAATCCGGTATTTAACAGGAACGATGACGGTATTTATGTACCCAATCAGCTAAATCAATCTGTTTCTGACTTTTCGAAGTACACGATGTTTCCCAGTGAACGTACTTATAGTGAGTGGTTAATGAGTTCTTTTAATTCCCCGGAAGGAGTTTATTCCGAAGCATTTGGTGGCAATAAGGCAAATGTTTCAACTTGTCAGGATTGTCATATGCAGGATGTATCAGGTTACGGAGCCAATAAAAGTGGAACTCCGTATCGTAATAATTTGCCACTACACGATTTTACGGGAGGAAATACATTTGTTTCAAAAATGGTAGCTCAATTATATCCTGATATAATAGATCCATTGGCTTTGACTGCAGGGGAAATAAGAGCCAACTATATGCTGAATAATGCAGCTTTGCTTCAATTGGAACTTATTAATGAAGATGATGCTATAAAGGCAGAGGTGATGGTGATCAATCAAACAGGTCACAAATTACCTTCAGGTTATCCCGAAGGAAGGCGAATGTGGATTCAACTTCAGGCTTTCAATGCATTGGGGGCGTTAGTATACGAATCGGGTGCTTATGACAATACAACCGGGGTTTTAACTAAGGAAAATACAAAGATTTATGAAATTAAGTTAGGAATGAGTGAAGATGTGGCAACACTGGCCAGTGAAGATGGAATAAAAGAATATCAAGCGAGGGAATCTTTTCATTTTGTTTTAAATGATATGGTAGTGAAAGATAACAGAATACCACCCATGGGATTTACCAATACCAATTTTGAAGCCATTCAGATTCCTGTTGTGGATTACGAATACGATGATGGCCAGTTCTGGGACGAGACTGAATATATTTTACCGCTTGAAACAGATCGTGTCAATGTAAAACTGATGTATCAAACCATCTCAAAGGAATATGCTGAATTTTTAAGGGATGAGAATACTACCAACAATGCAGGTCAGGTATTTTATGATCTTTATGTCGAGAATGGAATGTCAGCACCTGTAAAGATGGTCGAGAAAGATGTATATATCGATAATTCAACGCAGACAGATAATAGTACTTTTGATGATGTAAAATTAAGTATATATCCTAATCCAACCAGAGGCCAGATACAACTTAAATTGAACCTTCAGAAGGAAGAAAAAATTGATGTAAGAATATATAACATGTCGGGTCGCTATATAAGAACTTTAATTAACAGACAAATGTCGCCGGGTCAGTATGTTGAAGATTTTGATTTGTCTGATCTTAACAAAGGAATGTATTTGATTCGTTTACAGGAAGGGCAGAAAGAACTCTCACAGAAGATAATTATTAGATAA